ACTGGTATTTGATTGACTGGTTGTTTTTTTATCCGGGGTAGTTTTGGGAGTTAAATCCTTGACCCGCCCGTTAAATTCCAATTGCACTTTATGCACGCCGTTTTTTAAAATTACCGCACCGCTTTTTATTTCCTCCACCGTCCAGCCGCCTTCCATTTCATCCCCCGGGCCGACCACGTAGGCGTTAGTGCCCGATTCAATGATGGCCAGATTACCACCGCTGCCACCCGTTATGATCCCCTTGAGCATCATACCTCTACTGAAGGGATCCCGAATCTCCCGGTTGTCCTCCAACTTACGGCTGGTATCCGGTAAATATGTGCTGAGGGCTCCTGGTTCCGGACTGCTGGTAGTTTCGCCGCCGGTTTGCGGCTGAAGCTGCTCACCCTGGCTTTGTTTAATAAAGTCCTGGTTTAATTTAAAAAGTGCGGCCAGCACCATTAAACCCACCAAAAACAAAACGCCGGCGATGATGACTTGTTTTTTGTTGTTTAACACATATTGGGCTATTTGTTCCCGGTTAATGTTGATTTTAGCCATGGGCATCCCTGTAATGCTCCTTCCCCTTGCACAAGATGTTTACACCAAACCCCCTAATCAGCATAAAAGGCAGTGGCGGTTATATCCGCTCTGATAACGGGCGATAACTGATCACCCCCGCTCATGGTAAATTCCTCTATACGCAGTGCCCGGCCGCCGTTTTGCAGGTGGTTCAACATGTCCAACATACCGCGATAATTTGCCGTTAAGGCAATGTTAACAGGCATTTCCACATATTTATCCCGGGACACCCGCGCGCCAAATTGTACTTGCAACAAATTGCTGCCCGTGCTGGCGGCATAATTGCTGATATCATTGATTAACACATCCTCCCCGGGGGTTTCGGGAATGGCATTTTGGAGACCGGTCAGATAACGACGCATTTCAGAAGCCTGACTTTTCAGTGCCGTTAATTCCTGATAGGACATGCGGGTCCGGTTCAACAAAGCCCTCTCCCGGGCTATGTCCGCATACCCGGTTTTCAATGCGGACAGCTGGTTATATAGCAAAAACAACATCAAAACCATGGCGGCAGTTCCTAAAGCAATGGCCAGTGTTTCCTCCCGGGCGCGTTTTGGTTTGGTCACTGTCTCATCACCCTCCCCGGCTGTTTTTAGGCCCCGGGTCACCGGTATTTTGGACGGTCAC
The Desulfallas thermosapovorans DSM 6562 DNA segment above includes these coding regions:
- the pilO gene encoding type 4a pilus biogenesis protein PilO; this translates as MTKPKRAREETLAIALGTAAMVLMLFLLYNQLSALKTGYADIARERALLNRTRMSYQELTALKSQASEMRRYLTGLQNAIPETPGEDVLINDISNYAASTGSNLLQVQFGARVSRDKYVEMPVNIALTANYRGMLDMLNHLQNGGRALRIEEFTMSGGDQLSPVIRADITATAFYAD